The following DNA comes from Enterocloster bolteae.
AATGAACAGATTCAGGTGCTCGCTTAATACCTTTGCGGCCAGGCTGACAGCCTCATCGGGAGCCAGGGTGCCGTTGGTATAAATCTCAAGTGTAAGCTTATCGTAGTCCGTCTGCTGCCCCACACGTGTATTGGCTACTGCCATGTTCACGCGCTCCACAGGAGTGTAGATGGAATCAACTGCTATGACCCCGATTGGTAAATCGTCGTTCTTATTCTTATCGGCGCTGATATAGCCGCGGCCCTTGGTGATGGTAAGTTCCATATAGAACTTGCTGTCCGTGCCGCCGCTTAAGGTGGCGATAATCTGATCCGGATTCATGATCTCGATATCAGCATCTGCCTGGATATCAGCTGCAGTAATTACACCTTCGCCTTCAAATTCAATGTATGCAACCTTGGGCTCATCGGTATCGCTGTTGTTCTTAATCGCTAAGCTTTTGATGTTCATAATAATTTCAGTCACATCTTCCTTAACTCCGGGAATAGAACTGAACTCATGCAAAACGCCATCGATTTTTACCTGACTCACTGCGGCTCCGGGTAAAGAAGAAAGCATAATTCTTCTTAAGGAATTGCCCAGCGTAGTGCCGTAACCTCTCTCAAGTGGTTCAACTACAAACTTGCCGTATCTCTTGTCTTCTGAAATCTCTGCGATTTCAATGTTTGGTTTTTCAAAATCGAACACTAATAGCCCCTCCTTTTTGGGTTTCTATCAAATCTCGAGGGAAATAAAGCACTGCAAAGCAGTGCACTGCCCAAACACAGCCCAAGGCGTAAGTTCGGGTTTTTCATCCTGCAAAGTACGCCTGCCCTATAAAGGACAGGCATACCTTGTACAATTTATAATCAATTGTAGGATTACTTGGAGTACAACTCGACGATAAGCATTTCGTTTACTGGAACATCAATCTCATCCCTGGTTGGCATTTCCTTAACAGTACCGCGCAGGTTCTCCTGGTCTACATCCAGCCAAGCCGGAACCATACGTCCGCCGGTTACTTCCAGGACGTCTTTGTATCTCTGTGCGGATTTGTATTTCTCCTTCACTTCGATGACATCCCCAGCCTTAACACGGTAGGATGGAATGTTCACTGGCTTGCCGTTAACCAGAATGTGCTTATGGTCAACAATCTGTCTTGCTTCCTTGCGTGTACGGCCCAGACCCATGCGGAACAGAACGTTGTCCAGTCTGCACTCTAACAGGATCATCAGGTTAGTACCTACCATACCGTTCATCTTGGATGCCTTAGCATAGTAATTACGGAAAGGTTTCTCTAATACACCGTAAATGAATTTGGCTTTCTGCTTTTCTCTTAACTGCATGCCGTATTCACTTAACTTTTTGTTTGTTCTCTTGGATTCTCTGTTGGACTTTTTATCAATTCCTAAATAGATTGGATCCAGACCAAGGGATCTACATCTTTTAAGAACAGGAACTCTATCTACTGCCACTTTAATTACCTCCTAATTAAAATCAATCAGACTCTTCTACGTTTTGGCGGACGGCATCCGTTATGTGGAACTGGTGTCACGTCCTTAATGCTGGTTACTTCCAATCCACATGCCTGAAGGGCACGGATTGCTGCTTCACGTCCTGAACCAGGACCCTTTACCATAACGTCTACGGATTTTAAGCCATGTACGAGAGCTGCCTTAGTAGCAGTTTCTGCCGCCATCTGGGCTGCATATGGAGTAGATTTTCTTGAACCTCTAAATCCAAGACCACCGGCACTAGCCCATGAAAGAGCGTTACCCTGCGCATCAGTTAATGTAACAATTGTGTTATTAAAAGATGACTGGATATGTGCCTGTCCGCGTTCAACGTTTTTCTTTACACGCTTTTTTGTCACTTTTTTAGCTGTAGTGGACACTTTTTTAGCCATTTTAAACTAACCTACTTTCTCATTTTCTTGAATTCGCTCTTCCTGTTTTTAAAACATGTAAATCGAATTCGGTTACAATGTTGCTAATGAAATTCTTACTTCTTCTTGTTTGCTACTGTCTTCCTCGGACCCTTGCAAGTTCTGGCGTTGGTCTTTGTCTTCTGGCCACGAACCGGCAGGCTCTTTCTATGACGGATTCCTCTGTAGCATCCAATTTCCTGAAGTCTCTTGATGTTCATAGCAATCTCTCTACGAAGATCACCTTCAACAGTCTGAGTCTCAGCAATTGTGTTAGCCAGCTTTTTTACCTCATCATCGGTTAAATCCTTAACGCGAGTGTCTGGGTTAACGCCAGCTGCCGTTAAGATGCGGTTGGAGCTTGCTCTACCGATACCGTAGATGTAAGTAAGACCGATCTCAACACGTTTTTCTCTTGGTAAGTCAACACCTGAAATACGAGCCATGTGTGTAGTACACCTCCTAATTTTAATTAACCTTGTCTCTGTTTATGCTTTGGATTTTCACAAATTACTCTGATACTGCCTTTTCTCTTTATGATCTTGCATTTTTCGCAGATCGGCTTTACGGATGATCTAACCTTCACAGTAATTCTCCTTTCTATAGACCAACAAAGTTGCTAAAGCATTATATCAAACATTTGCCAATAATGCAAGCACTTTTTTATCTATGGTGTTTTATGTTCTTTTCCGGGGCAGGCGGTGTTTGACATCACTGGCCTGCTGGAAAACGGAACTCTTTCTTTACTCTGTCTTTATTCTGTCACCAGACAGCCTGTTTACCTTATTTATCTCTCCAGATGATTCTTCCCTTGGATAAATCATAGGGTGACAGCTCAATGGTCACTTTATCTCCTGGCAGGATGCGGATATAGTTCATACGAAGCTTTCCGCTGATGTGTGCCAGTACCTGATGGCCGTTCTCCAGTTCAACCTGGAACATGGCGTTGGGTAATTTCTCAATTACGGTTCCCTCAATTTCAATTACGTCTGCTTTTGACATTCTATTTTACCTCCTACTGCCTGCGGCTGCGGATGAAGCCTGCTATCTCCTCATCCCTCACCGCCGCGCCTTCTGTAAGCTTCTTCCTTAAGGTTTCATCGTGCTCATGTATGAGCTGCAAGTGTTTCCTGTTCTTGCGTTTCTGTTTACTTAAAGGGTGTTTCCTGCCGTCTGACAGATAAACATATTCCCCTTGGACACTGATTATGATATACAGTTCATTTTTGTCGTGGCCTGCTAAACTCTTTACCAGGCCGGCTTCCTTAAACTCTACCATAGGGCCACCTCAAACTACAGCGATAAAATCTCAGGTTCGCCATCCGTAATCAGGATGGTGTTCTCATAATGGGATGCCAGAGAGCCGTCCTCTGTCACAACGGTCCAGCCGTCATCCTCCCATACTACATCATAGCGCCCTGCAGTAATCATAGGTTCAATTGCGAGTGTCATTCCGGCAGCCAGCCTGATGCCTTTGCGGCGCTGGGCGAAATTGGGAATCTCCGGTGCTTCATGCATCTCCGTACCGATACCGTGACCTACCAGGTCCCGGACCACTCCGAAGCCAAAGCTTTCTGCATATTCCTGAATGGCTTTGGAAATATCATTGAGATGATTGCCAGCTTTTGCATACTTTATACCTTCAAAAAAGCTCTGCTGCGTCACCTCTACCAGTTTCCTGGCCTCCCCGCTCACTTCTCCAATCATATGGGTTCTGGCTGCATCGGACTGATATCCCTTCCATATAACACCTGTATCCAGGCTGACGATATCTCCTTCTTCCAGATAGCGGTGCTTATCCGGAATGCCGTGAACCACCTCATCGTTAATAGATATACACACAGATGCCGGAAAACCCTGATAATTCAGAAAGGATGGAACACATCCATGACTTCTTATCATATCTTCACACATCCGGTCGATTTCTTTGGTAGACATTCCCGGTACCAGGGTCCTGCCAAGCTCCTCATGAACCTTGGCAAGTATACGCCCTGCTTCCCGCATTAATTCAATTTCCCGTTCTGATTTAATCGTTACCATTCTTTATGCTCCTAAAATCCTGACAATGGCCTGGAATACTTCTTCCATATCCAATGTGCCATCTACCTCGGCTAAAACGCCTGCCTTTTTATAATACTCTATGAGAGGCTGAGTCTGGTCATGATAGACATCAAGACGCTTCTTAACAGTTTCAGGTTTATCATCATCCCTAAGTACCAGCTGCTGGCCGCATACATCACAGATTCCTTCCTTTTTAGGAGGATTGTATACGATATGATATGTTGCCCCGCAGGAAAGGCATGCGCGGCGTCCGGACATACGGTTTATGATGTTCTCATCCGGAACATCCACGTTGATTGCATAGTCAATGGCCTCACCCATGTCGCCCAGAGCTTTTGTAAGGCTCTCTGCCTGGGGAATAGTCCTTGGGAATCCGTCCAGCACATATCCGTTTTTGCAGTCCTCCTCATGGATGCGGTCCAGCAGCATGCCGATGGTGATTTCATCCGGCACAAGACCGCCTGCATCCATATAGGACTTGGCTTTCATGCCCAGCTCCGTGCCGTTTTTAATGTTGGCCCGGAAAATGTCCCCGGTAGAGATATGGGGAATCTGATATTTTGCTGCAATCTTTTTTGCCTGAGTACCCTTGCCGGCACCAGGTGCGCCTAACATGATAATCTTCATAAACCCAGTCCTCCTCGTTATGAGCACTTAGTGGCCGTATTTTGGCCGCTTACGTGCGATACATGTCACCTCCACTTGGTGAGGTCTTCCACGAGCCAGTGGAGTGGCTCGTTATGAGCACTTAGTGGCCGTATTCCGGCCGCTTACGTGCGATACATGTCACCTCCACTTGGTGAGGTCTTCCACGAGCCTAGTGGAGTGGCTCGTTATGAGCACTTAGCCGCCGTATTCCGGCCGCTTGCGTGCAATACATGCCACTGGCACTTGGCGAGGTCCCCTCACGAGCTTAGTGCAGCGGCGCGTTATAAGCTATAAATACAACAAATCCGCCCCTGTGGAATACCACAAAGGCAGATTGATTGATTCAACTGTGGTTGTTAATCGTTCAAAAATCCCTTATAATAACGCACAAGCATCTGAGATTCTACTGCTTTGATTGTCTCAAGCACAACGCCAACGATAATAATCAGGGACGTTCCGGAAAATGAGATTCGGCTGACGTTGAGTAAACCGGACGCAAGAATCGGAACAATCGCAATCACTATCAGGCCGCATGCACCAATAAAAACAATATAATTCAATATCTTATTCAAATAATCGCTGGTTGGCTTGCCAGGACGAATGCCCGGGATAAAGCCGCCCTGCTTCTTCATGTTATTGGCCACTTCCAACGGGTTAAACGTAATGGACGTATAGAAGTAAGCGAACATAATCAGCAATGCAATATAAATCACCAGACCGATGGAGTATATAGGATACTCAGGCCTGCACCATGAACCCGAATTGAGCACCATCAGAATCTTACTGCCGATGGAGTTTGGATCAATCGTAAAGAACTGAGAAATCACCACCGGGAAGGACATGATGGAAGAAGCAAAGATTACCGGCATAACGCCTGCGGTATTTATCTTCAGTGGGATGTTGGAAGCCTGTCCGCCAACCATCTTACGGCCAACCATCTTCTTGGAATACTGGACCGGAATTCTCCTCTCGGCATCGTTCAGCACGATAACGAAAACTACCATAGCCAGGATAATCAGGGCAATCACTACAACGCTGAAAATCATCTTTGTAACCGTCTGTCCGAAGATAAAGCGGTAATAAAGAGTTTTCATATCATCCGGCACACTGGACAGGATGTTGAATAACAGTACGATTGAGATACCGTTTCCAACGCCCTTTTCCGTAATCTGCTCGCCGATCCACATGAGCAGGGCACTGCCCGTTGTCATGGTGACGATGGCGATGATGATGTTCCATGCGTTATAATCTATCAGAAGTCCCTGACGTCCGAAGCCGATGGCCATGGCACTTGATTCAATCAGTGCCAGGCCCACGGTGGTATAGCGGGTGTATTCCTGAATCTTCTTTCTTCCGTCCTCGCCATCCTTCTGCAGCTCTTCCAGTTTTGGAATTGCAATGGTCAGAAGCTGGATGATGATGGAAGATGTGATGTATGGCGTAATGCTCAGGGCAAAGATGGACATGGATGAAAATGAACCACCTGTCATGGCATTAAAGAAGCCAAACACATCCGTTGTCTGTTTCGCAAACCAATTCGCAAAGAACGATGTCTCGATTCCCGGAATCGGCAGCTGGCTGCCAAAACGGATGACTACCAGCATCATGAAGGTATAGAGAATCTTAGTGCGAAGCTCTTTTACCTTGAATGCATTTCTGATCGTTTTAAACATTAGATCACCTCGCAGGTTCCACCTAAAGCTTCGATTTTAGATTTTGCACCTTCACTGAATGCATTAACCTTAACGGTCAGCTTTTTGGTTAATTCTCCATTTCCAAGGATCTTTACACCATCTCTTGGGTTCTTAACGATTCCTGCCTCGATTAAGGTCTCAACCGTAACCTCAGCATCATTATCGAACCTTTCCAGAGCGCTTACGTTAATACCAATAATGGTCTTAGAATTCATATTAGTGAAACCACGCTTTGGCAGACGTCTGTATAAAGGCATCTGTCCGCCTTCAAAGCCAGGCCTTGTTGCTCCGGAACGAGCTTTCTGACCCTTATGGCCCTTACCTGCGGTCTTACCATTACCAGAACCATGGCCACGGCCTTTTCTAAAATTATCGCTATGCTTTGAACCTGCAGCAGGCTGTAAATTTGACAACTCCATGACTGCACCTCCTTACTCTATATGATTAGACTTCTTCAACTTTTACTAAATGCCGCACTGCTGCGACCATGCCTCTGACAGCGCCATTATCTGGCATTTCAACCGTCTTGTGCATCTTGGTCAGTCCAAGAGCCTTAACCGTTGCTTTCTGCTTTGGAACAGCACCGATAGGGGACTTGACTAATGTGATTTTTAATTTCTCTGCCATGTCTTTCTCCTCCTATTAGCCTACGATTTCTTCCACAGATTTGCCGCGCAGTCTTGCGAATTCTTCCGGAGTCTTTAAGGAAGTAAGGCCTGCAAGAGTTGCCAGAACTACATTTGTCTTGTTGTTGGATCCTAAGGATTTTGTACGGATGTTCTTGATTCCTGCCATCTCCAGTACGGAACGTGCCGGACCGCCGGCGATAACACCAGTACCTTCAGGAGCTCTCTTTAACAGAACAGCTGCACTTCCGAATTTACCGATAAAATCATGTGGGATACTCTTATTCTCATCTACAGGAATCTCTACCAGATTCTTAATTGCGGCTTCTTTACCTTTGCGGATGGCCTCCGGAACCTCGCCGGCCTTTCCTAAACCTGCGCCAACGTGGCCGTTGCCATCGCCTACTACTACCAGAGCGGAAAATCTCATGGTACGTCCACCTTTAACAGTCTTGGATACTCTCTTGATTGCCACTACCTTGTCATTCAGCTCCATCTGACTGGCGTCAATAATTGTACGCTTCATGCTTGTTCTCCTCTCTATTAGAAATCCAGACCAGCCTCGCGGGCTGCGTCTGCTAATGCCTGAACTTTGCCCTGATATATAAAGCCGCCTCTATCGAAAACAACTTCCTTGATACCTTTTTCAAGGGCTCTCTTTGCAATAACTGTACCTACATATGCTGCAGCTGCCTTATCGTTGGTCTTCTCCAGTTCAGCATTTACTTCTTTCTCAACTGTGGAAGCAGCAACCAGGGTGTTACCAACCGTATCGTCGATAATTTGAGCATACATATGATTATTACTTCTAAACACTGCCAGACGCGGTCTCTCTGCTGTGCCAGCAAAACGGTTACGCATTCTGTTGTGTTTCTTTACGCGAATTTCGCTTCTTGACTGTTTGTTAACCATTTTTACACTCTCCTTAATTATTTCTTACCAGTCTTACCAACTTTACGTCTGATAACCTCGTCAGCATACTTGATACCCTTGCCCTTGTATGGCTCAGGTCTTCTCTTGTCTCTGATTTCAGCAGCGTATTGGCCAACTTTTTCTTTACTGATACCTTTAACGATAATCTTGTTCTGACCTTCCATAACGGTCTCGATGCCCTCTGGATCTTCCATCTCTACCGGATGGGAGTAGCCCAGGTTCAGGGTAAGCTTCTTGCCCTGCTTAGCGGCCCTGTAACCAACGCCGTTTACTTCAAGAACCTTCTCATACCCTTCTGTAACACCATGAATCATGTTGTTAACCAGGGTTCTGGTCAGACCATGTAAAGATTTCATCTTCTTTAAATCGTTTGGTCTGCTTACTATAATCTGTCCATCTTTCTGCTCGATGGTCATTTCTACGGGGAGCTCTCTCTCTAATGTTCCCTTTGGACCTTTTACAGTCACTTTGTTTCCTTCTGCGATTGTAACAGTAACTCCTGCCGGAACCGCAACTGGCATTCTACCGATACGTGACATGCCTTTACCTCCTACTTAAATTCTCGGAAGGAACTGTGCGTTCCTTCTGTTTTCAGTTTCCTCTATCTCATCATTACCAAACAAATGCCAATACTTCGCCGCCAACACCTAACTGACGTGCTTCTTTATCTGTAATCACGCCCTGGTTGGTGGAGATGATAGCGGTACCAAGTCCGCCCAGTACCTTGGGAAGCTCTTCCTTGTTAGCGTATACACGCAGACCCGGTTTGGAGATTCTCTTGATACCGGAAATGATTTTCTCGTTCTTGTCTTTGCCGTACTTTAAGGTGATTCTGATGGTCTGGAAACCGCCGTCCTCTACCATGTCGTACTTTGCAACATAACCCTCTTTTACCAGGATGTCAGCGATAGCTATTTTCATCTTGGATGAAGGTACGTCTACTGTATCATGTTTTGCAGTGTTTGCATTACGAATTCTTGTAAGCATATCTGCAATCGGATCGCTCATTGTCATTTTAAAATGCCTCCTTCCTAATTCTCTCTATTTTACCAGCTAGCTTTCTTAACGCCAGGAATCTGACCCTTGTATGCTAACTCGCGGAAACAGATACGGCAGATACCGTACTTTCTTAAATAAGCATGTGGACGGCCACAGATTCTGCAGCGGTTGTACTCTCTGGTGGAGAATTTAGCCGGACGCTGCTGTTTAATCTTCATTGAAGTCTTAGCCATGAAAGTTTCCTCCTAACTATTTTGCAAACGGCATATTGAATAATGTCAAAAGTTCACGAGCTTCTTCGTCAGTCTTAGCGGTGGTAACGAAGATGATATCCATACCTCTTACCTTGTCAACTTTGTCGTACTCAATCTCAGGGAAGATCAGCTGCTCTTTGATACCGAGCGCATAGTTTCCTCTGCCATCAAATGCGTTAGGGTTAACACCTCTAAAGTCACGTACACGGGGCAGTGCCAGGTTTACCAGACGGTCAAGGAATTCATACATTCTCTCGCCGCGCAGTGTTACCTTGCAGCCGATTGCCATGCCTTCACGGAGCTTAAAGTTAGCAATGGACTTCTTTGCCTTGGTGGTTATAGCCTTCTGTCCGGAGATGATTTCCAAATCCCTTACAGCAGAATCCAGAACCTTGGCATTTTCCTTTGCTTCGCCTACGCCCATGTTGATAACGATCTTATCAAGCTTCGGCACCTGCATAACGTTCTTATATCCAAATTTTTTCATCAGAGCGTCTACCATCTCGTTCTGATACTGTTCTTTTAATCTAGCCAACGTTTTTTTCCTCCTCTCCTGAATTAGTCGATTACTTTGCCGGTTGTCTTAGCCACGCGAACCTTCTTGCCGTCTTTTTCTTCAAATCCGACCCTGGTTGCCTTGCCGTCTACTACCAGCATTACATTGGAGATATCAATAGGAGCTTCCTGGTTAACAATGCCGCCCTGTGGGTTGCCCGGAGCCTGCTTTGTGTGCTTGGTAACCATGTTGCAGCCCTGAACCAGAACTTTGTTCTTCTTTGTATCAACAGAGATAACCTTTCCCTGCTTATCTTTATCTTTACCTGCGATTACGACTACTAAGTCGTCCTTCTTAATCTTATTCACAGTAACACCTCCTTATAATACTTCGGGAGCTAAGGAGACAATCTTCATGAACTGTTTGTCTCTTAATTCTCTTGCTACAGGCCCAAAGATACGAGTTCCTCTTGGAGTCTTGTCATCCTTAATAATTACTGCTGCGTTCTCATCAAATCTGATGTAAGAACCGTCTTTACGGCGTGCGCCCTTAACGGTACGTACCACTACAGCCTTTACAACATCGCCCTTCTTTACAACACCGCCTGGTGTTGCATCTTTAACGGAAGCAACGATGATATCACCGATATTTGCATATCTTCTGGTTGAACCACCTAATACACGGATGCAGAGAAGTTCTTTTGCACCGGTATTGTCGGCAACTTTAAGTCTTGTTTCCTGCTGAACCATACCTGTTACTCCTTCCTCATCTCATTATCTAGCTTTCTCGATAATCTCAACAAGTCTCCATCTCTTATCCTTGGACAGTGGTCTTGTTTCCATTACTTTTACTGTATCACCGATGGTGCACTCATTCTTTTCATCATGAGCTTTTAACTTCACGGTTTTCTTAACGATCTTACCGATTACAGGATGTTTTACATGGTCCTCGATAGCAACTACGATTGTCTTATCCATCTTGTTGCTGACCACTTTACCGGTACGGGTCTTTCTCAAATTTCTTTCCACGGTAAATGTCTCCTTTCGCATTATGCGTTAGCCTTCTCAGTGATAACAGTCTGGATCCTGGCAATGTTCTTGCGAACTTCCTTAATCCTGGATGTGTTATCCAGCTGATTGGTTGCATTCTGGAATCTTAAATTGAACAGTTCCTTCTTCGCAGCTACTAACTCTTCATTCAGCTCATTTGCTGACTTATTCTTTAACTCTTCTACAAATTTATTAGTTTTCACTGTTATCACCGCCTTCTAAATCTGCTTTAGAAACAATCTTACACTTGCATGGCAGCTTGTGCATAGCAAGACGCAGAGCTTCTCTAGCTGTTTCCTCTGGTACACCAGCGATTTCGAATAATACACGGCCTGGCTTTACAACTGCTACCCAGTACTCCAGAGCGCCTTTACCGGAACCCATACGGGTTTCTGCTGGCTTTGCTGTTACAGGTTTATCCGGGAAAATCTTAATCCAGACTTTACCGCCACGCTTGATGTAACGGGTCATGGCCACACGGGCAGCCTCAATCTGGTTTGATTTGATCCAACATGGTTCAGTGGAGACTAAACCGTACTCGCCGTTAGAAATCGTGTTGCCTCTTAATGCCTTGCCGGCCATGGAACCACGGAACTGCTTACGACGCTTAACTCTCTTAGGCATTAACATTATTTATCGCTCCCTTCCTTGTTTCCTTTAGTAGGAAGAACTTCGCCCTTGTAGATCCATACCTTTACGCCAATCTTGCCGTAGGTTGTATCTGCTTCTGCGAAACCATAGTCAATATCTGCTCTTAATGTCTGAAGCGGGATGGTACCTTCGCTGTAGAATTCAGTACGTGCCATATCAGCTCCACCCAGGCGGCCTGCAACAGCAGTCTTGATGCCCTTAACGCCTGCCTTCATGGTTCTTCCCATGGTGGACTTCATTGCACGACGGAAGGAAACACGGTTTTCCAGCTGCTGAGCGATGGACTCTGCAACCAGCTGTGCATCCCTGTCCGGACGCTTGATTTCCTTGATGTCGATGAACAGCTTCTTATCAGTCAGCTTCTGAACTTCCTTCTTCAGCTTCTCGATTTCAGAACCACCCTTACCGATAACCACGCCTGGCTTAGCGGTATAAATGATAATCTTAACCCTGTCAGATGCACGCTCAATTTCAATCTTGGAAATGCCGGCACTGAACAGTCTCTTCTTGAGGAACTTTCTCATATTGTAATCTTCAACCAGGCAGTCAGCAAAATCAGCTTCTGCATACCACTTGGAATCCCAGTCTTTAATAACACCGACTCTTAAGCCGTGTGGATTAACTTTCTGTCCCATATTTGCCTCCTATCTCTCATTCAGAACAACAGTGATGTGGCTCATTCTCTTCTCGATCCTGTAAGCACGTCCCTGAGCTCTCGGTCTGACTCTCTTCATGGTCGGGCCCTGGTTAGCGTAGCACTCTTCAACATAAAGTTTTGCCGGGTCCATTCCGTTATTGTTCTCAGCATTTGCTGCTGCTGATTCCAGTAACTTTTTGATTAAGCTGGAAGCGTATCTGGGATTGTAAGTTACAATACCAAGTGCGGTCTGTAAATCTTTGCCTCTGATGGCATCTAATACAAAGCAAGCCTTCTGGACAGACACTCTTGCGTAAGACAGTGTTGCGCTTGGTCTTGTGTCCTTCTGGGCATTTCTTTCTCTCTTGACTTGGGATCTATGTCCTTTTGCCATTGGTAAAACCTCCTTTCAATTTACCGTGAATTACTTTCTCACGCCGGACTTCTTCTCGTCTTTACCGTGACCTCTATAGGTTCTGGTTGCTACGAATTCGCCCAGCTTATGTCCTACCATATCTTCGGTTACATATACCGGAACGTGTTTCCTGCCGTCATGAACTGCAATTGTGTGACCAACCATCTGTGGGAAGATTGTAGAACGGCGGGACCAGGTTTTGATTACCTGCTTCTGTCCTGCTGCATTCATAGCGTCTACTTTCTTTAACAGATGCGCGTCTGCAAATGGTCCTTTTTTCAGTGAACGAGCCATGTGTTCTTAACCTCCTTTAACTATTTGATGGTTCTGCCATCACGTCTTCTTACGATCAACTTGTTAGACTGCTTGTTTTTCTTTCTGGTCTTCAGACCCAGAGCAGGCTTGCCCCATGGTGTGCACGGACCTGGACGGCCGATACCACACTTGCCTTCACCACCACCGTGTGGATGGTCGTTGGGGTTCATTACGGAACCGCGGACTGTAGGTCTGATACCCATGTTGCGCTTCCTACCAGCTTTACCAATGTTGATCAGGGAGTGTTCGCCATTGCCCACAACACCGATTGTTGCGCGGCAGATGATTGGAACCATTCTCATTTCGCCTGAAGGTAAACGTAAGGTTGCATACTTGCCTTCCTTAGCCATCAACTGTGCTGAAT
Coding sequences within:
- the rpsE gene encoding 30S ribosomal protein S5, giving the protein MKRTIIDASQMELNDKVVAIKRVSKTVKGGRTMRFSALVVVGDGNGHVGAGLGKAGEVPEAIRKGKEAAIKNLVEIPVDENKSIPHDFIGKFGSAAVLLKRAPEGTGVIAGGPARSVLEMAGIKNIRTKSLGSNNKTNVVLATLAGLTSLKTPEEFARLRGKSVEEIVG
- the rplR gene encoding 50S ribosomal protein L18, which produces MVNKQSRSEIRVKKHNRMRNRFAGTAERPRLAVFRSNNHMYAQIIDDTVGNTLVAASTVEKEVNAELEKTNDKAAAAYVGTVIAKRALEKGIKEVVFDRGGFIYQGKVQALADAAREAGLDF
- the rplF gene encoding 50S ribosomal protein L6 encodes the protein MSRIGRMPVAVPAGVTVTIAEGNKVTVKGPKGTLERELPVEMTIEQKDGQIIVSRPNDLKKMKSLHGLTRTLVNNMIHGVTEGYEKVLEVNGVGYRAAKQGKKLTLNLGYSHPVEMEDPEGIETVMEGQNKIIVKGISKEKVGQYAAEIRDKRRPEPYKGKGIKYADEVIRRKVGKTGKK
- the rpsH gene encoding 30S ribosomal protein S8 — its product is MTMSDPIADMLTRIRNANTAKHDTVDVPSSKMKIAIADILVKEGYVAKYDMVEDGGFQTIRITLKYGKDKNEKIISGIKRISKPGLRVYANKEELPKVLGGLGTAIISTNQGVITDKEARQLGVGGEVLAFVW
- a CDS encoding type Z 30S ribosomal protein S14, with amino-acid sequence MAKTSMKIKQQRPAKFSTREYNRCRICGRPHAYLRKYGICRICFRELAYKGQIPGVKKASW
- the rplE gene encoding 50S ribosomal protein L5 — its product is MARLKEQYQNEMVDALMKKFGYKNVMQVPKLDKIVINMGVGEAKENAKVLDSAVRDLEIISGQKAITTKAKKSIANFKLREGMAIGCKVTLRGERMYEFLDRLVNLALPRVRDFRGVNPNAFDGRGNYALGIKEQLIFPEIEYDKVDKVRGMDIIFVTTAKTDEEARELLTLFNMPFAK
- the rplX gene encoding 50S ribosomal protein L24, whose amino-acid sequence is MNKIKKDDLVVVIAGKDKDKQGKVISVDTKKNKVLVQGCNMVTKHTKQAPGNPQGGIVNQEAPIDISNVMLVVDGKATRVGFEEKDGKKVRVAKTTGKVID
- the rplN gene encoding 50S ribosomal protein L14, which codes for MVQQETRLKVADNTGAKELLCIRVLGGSTRRYANIGDIIVASVKDATPGGVVKKGDVVKAVVVRTVKGARRKDGSYIRFDENAAVIIKDDKTPRGTRIFGPVARELRDKQFMKIVSLAPEVL
- the rpsQ gene encoding 30S ribosomal protein S17 → MERNLRKTRTGKVVSNKMDKTIVVAIEDHVKHPVIGKIVKKTVKLKAHDEKNECTIGDTVKVMETRPLSKDKRWRLVEIIEKAR
- the rpmC gene encoding 50S ribosomal protein L29, which codes for MKTNKFVEELKNKSANELNEELVAAKKELFNLRFQNATNQLDNTSRIKEVRKNIARIQTVITEKANA
- the rplP gene encoding 50S ribosomal protein L16, giving the protein MLMPKRVKRRKQFRGSMAGKALRGNTISNGEYGLVSTEPCWIKSNQIEAARVAMTRYIKRGGKVWIKIFPDKPVTAKPAETRMGSGKGALEYWVAVVKPGRVLFEIAGVPEETAREALRLAMHKLPCKCKIVSKADLEGGDNSEN
- the rpsC gene encoding 30S ribosomal protein S3, producing the protein MGQKVNPHGLRVGVIKDWDSKWYAEADFADCLVEDYNMRKFLKKRLFSAGISKIEIERASDRVKIIIYTAKPGVVIGKGGSEIEKLKKEVQKLTDKKLFIDIKEIKRPDRDAQLVAESIAQQLENRVSFRRAMKSTMGRTMKAGVKGIKTAVAGRLGGADMARTEFYSEGTIPLQTLRADIDYGFAEADTTYGKIGVKVWIYKGEVLPTKGNKEGSDK
- the rplV gene encoding 50S ribosomal protein L22, with the translated sequence MAKGHRSQVKRERNAQKDTRPSATLSYARVSVQKACFVLDAIRGKDLQTALGIVTYNPRYASSLIKKLLESAAANAENNNGMDPAKLYVEECYANQGPTMKRVRPRAQGRAYRIEKRMSHITVVLNER
- the rpsS gene encoding 30S ribosomal protein S19, with the translated sequence MARSLKKGPFADAHLLKKVDAMNAAGQKQVIKTWSRRSTIFPQMVGHTIAVHDGRKHVPVYVTEDMVGHKLGEFVATRTYRGHGKDEKKSGVRK